The Dendropsophus ebraccatus isolate aDenEbr1 chromosome 3, aDenEbr1.pat, whole genome shotgun sequence genome includes a region encoding these proteins:
- the LOC138786530 gene encoding uncharacterized protein codes for MSVSTFDRLLCDLRPGLIYQDTDMRLAITPEERLIVTLRFLATGNTFASLHFEFLLGISTIAMIVRSTCDVIWERLRATVMPPPKPEDWIRIADGFSAAAQFPNCIGALDGKHIRVKKPSRSGSLYYNYKQYFSVVLLALADSDYRFVIVDIGAYGSSADAGVFRASRMSELLHSGQLSIPDSKTLPGSSGPPAPYVIVADEAFGLQTHLLRPFPRRGLDDRRRIFNYRLTRARRYVECAFGILSSKWRVFQSALQLNPDNVRKVIQACVILHNYVRMYEAAVDPELDSTMTSVPFPIEVNVRGRPGSSGMAVRDFFADYFLSPEGAVSWQMDAIH; via the exons ATGTCTGTATCAACATTTGACCGCTTGCTGTGTGATCTTCGTCCCGGGCTCATCTACCAGGACACAGACATGCGGCTGGCGATCACCCCTGAGGAACGGCTGATTGTCACACTCAG aTTTTTGGCCACTGGAAACACTTTTGCCTCCCTGCATTTTGAGTTTCTCCTGGGTATTTCCACGATAGCCATGATCGTACGAAGTACCTGTGATGTCATCTGGGAGCGTCTGAGAGCGACAGTCATGCCACCACCCAAGCCTGAAGATTGGATCCGGATTGCTGATGGATTCTCTGCCGCAGCGCAGTTTCCAAACTGCATCGGGGCGCTGGACGGAAAGCACATCCGTGTCAAAAAGCCATCTCGCTCAGGGTCCCTATACTACAATTATAAGCAGTATTTCTCGGTGGTCCTGTTGGCCTTGGCTGACAGCGATTACCGGTTTGTAATTGTGGATATAGGGGCCTATGGGAGTTCTGCAGATGCTGGCGTCTTCAGAGCTTCCAGAATGAGCGAGTTGCTTCATTCCGGCCAGCTCTCTATTCCAGACTCCAAGACATTGCCAGGATCATCGGGACCTCCAGCTCCGTATGTCATTGTAGCTGATGAAGCCTTCGGCCTGCAGACCCACTTGTTACGCCCTTTCCCTCGGCGTGGCTTGGATGACCGGAGGCGCATTTTCAACTATCGTCTCACCCGTGCGAGGCGGTATGTTGAGTGCGCTTTTGGGATTCTAAGTAGCAAGTGGCGTGTGTTCCAGTCGGCGCTTCAATTGAATCCGGACAACGTTAGGAAGGTGATTCAAGCATGTGTCATACTTCATAACTACGTTCGGATGTATGAAGCTGCAGTGGACCCGGAGTTGGACTCTACCATGACTTCAGTCCCCTTTCCGATTGAGGTGAACGTGCGAGGAAGACCTGGATCGTCAGGAATGGCTGTTCGGGACTTCTTTGCCGATTACTTTCTGTCGCCGGAGGGAGCTGTTTCCTGGCAAATGGATGCCATTCATTAG
- the LOC138787263 gene encoding uncharacterized protein, producing the protein MLCQQWRRASTKQKEDLIKCLKQRWYTSRDQFRREQSDKGRSGDGQKKKREYMFTQQLMFLKQTMEVGTTSDNLERHTESDCESGETSTEASVEPPGSVSTELPSSPVEEAAELPTRKRKRSTAVQEMGKEIEGRVLSFLEKKPPLSQEESFCKTLQELIRRVPEEKKLKCQLSIMGLVDIFSGPQDPSPVIRYIDQFCIGEIQSYPPLPQQTQAHHIHYQNPSPTYQPSIRHTPSPTVPPALYGSVYTNRPISSHEWPTIPYGHSPTLQQQQQQAQLEQLSAPPSGQHDM; encoded by the exons ATGTTGTGCCAGCAGTGGCGGAGAGCCTCCACTAAACAAAAGGAGGACCTGA tAAAATGCTTAAAACAACGCTGGTATACAAGCCGCGATCAGTTTAGACGTGAGCAGTCCGATAAGGGACGGAGTGgagatgggcaaaaaaaaaaaagagaatacatGTTTACCCAACAACTCATGTTCCTAAAGCAGACGATGGAAGTTGGGAC AACTTCAGATAATTTGGAGAGGCACACAGAATCAGATTGCGAATCTGGAGAAACTTCAACTGAGGCTTCGGTTGAGCCCCCTGGATCTGTCTCCACAGAGCTGCCCAGTTCACCAGTAGAGGAAGCAGCAGAACTACCAACTCGCAAACGAAAACGGTCAACAGCAGTACAAGAGATGGGAAAAGAAATAGAGGGAAGG GTGCTgtcttttctggaaaaaaaaccaCCACTAAGCCAAGAGGAGAGTTTTTGTAAAACACTCCAAGAACTGATTAGAAGAGTGCcagaagaaaaaaagttaaaGTGCCAGCTGTCTATCATGGGACTTGTGGACATATTCTCAGGCCCCCAAGACCCAAGCCCTGTAATTAGATACATAGACCAATTTTGCATTGGAGAAATTCAATCTTACCCCCCCCTACCCCAACAAACTCAAGCACACCACATCCACTACCAAAATCCCTCCCCCACATACCAGCCATCTATCCGCCACACCCCAAGCCCCACAGTACCACCTGCTCTATATGGCTCAGTCTATACCAACAGGCCAATTTCAAGCCACGAATGGCCCACAATTCCATACGGTCACAGTCCtacactgcagcagcagcagcagcaagcacaactggagcagctTAGTGCCCCTCCCTCTGGTCAACATGACATGTAG